Proteins encoded by one window of Bacteroidota bacterium:
- a CDS encoding T9SS type A sorting domain-containing protein, with translation MPVNGSYYPSFNSSFNLPQPRKRYIGGDILVVDIPDMDEATMVSITDVTGRVQLCKTIQGTETIQVNSLSQGIYYITVEREGVILLRQRIVK, from the coding sequence TTGCCTGTCAATGGGAGTTACTACCCCTCATTCAACTCAAGTTTCAATTTACCCCAACCCCGTAAACGATATATTGGTGGCGATATATTGGTGGTTGATATTCCCGATATGGATGAGGCGACAATGGTTAGCATTACAGATGTTACCGGCAGAGTTCAGCTGTGTAAAACAATACAAGGCACAGAGACCATTCAGGTCAATAGCCTATCGCAAGGGATATACTATATAACTGTTGAAAGAGAAGGAGTAATTCTTCTTCGCCAAAGAATAGTAAAATAG
- a CDS encoding FMN-binding protein, translating to MQRSNTYILLYTIALTVVCGVALALAKMALKPAQETQIELERKRNILSTFMTLKEGDNPEKIYEARVKAFVIDINGNKLENESAATISIEKESKKPVAERKLPVYEISAEGDPTKVEYYVIPTFGKGLWDVISSYISIKSDGKTINGVSFNHKAETPGLGARIKDDEAVYSRYKGKSLFEGDKPVGVEMQKGEGNKYDDQPHKIDGMVQPLPEKA from the coding sequence GTGCAACGATCTAATACTTACATCCTGTTATATACCATTGCACTAACCGTTGTGTGCGGTGTTGCCTTGGCACTTGCAAAAATGGCATTAAAGCCTGCACAGGAAACCCAAATTGAGCTTGAAAGGAAAAGAAACATTCTTTCAACCTTTATGACTTTGAAAGAAGGGGATAACCCTGAAAAAATATATGAAGCAAGGGTAAAAGCATTCGTAATTGATATTAATGGTAATAAGCTTGAGAATGAAAGTGCTGCCACCATTAGCATTGAGAAAGAAAGCAAGAAACCGGTTGCTGAAAGAAAGTTACCTGTGTATGAAATATCAGCCGAAGGAGACCCAACTAAAGTGGAATACTATGTAATACCCACATTTGGTAAAGGCTTGTGGGATGTGATATCATCTTACATCTCAATAAAAAGTGACGGTAAAACCATTAACGGGGTTAGTTTTAACCACAAAGCTGAAACGCCCGGTTTGGGTGCCCGTATCAAGGACGATGAGGCTGTTTATAGCCGTTACAAAGGAAAATCACTTTTTGAGGGTGATAAGCCTGTAGGCGTTGAGATGCAAAAAGGCGAAGGCAATAAATATGATGACCAACCTCACAAAATTGACGGTATGGTGCAACCCTTACCGGAAAAGGCGTGA
- the nqrE gene encoding NADH:ubiquinone reductase (Na(+)-transporting) subunit E: protein MDLANLFVKSVFIDNMIFAYFLGMCSYLAVSKKVTTAFGLGMAVIFVLGFTIPINWLVQNYFLNEGAMAWISPKFATVDLSFLSFIVFISVIAAFVQLTEMAVEKLSPSLYNSLGIFLPLIAVNCSILGGALFMLQRPYNFIEATTFGFGSGLGWLLAIVALAAVREKLKYSDVPKPLKGLGITFIIVGLMSFGFLSFMGFSL from the coding sequence ATGGATTTAGCAAACCTGTTTGTAAAGTCAGTATTTATTGACAATATGATTTTTGCCTACTTTTTGGGTATGTGCTCTTACTTGGCCGTATCTAAAAAAGTAACAACCGCTTTTGGTTTGGGAATGGCCGTAATATTTGTATTGGGTTTCACTATTCCAATTAACTGGCTGGTTCAGAACTACTTTTTGAACGAAGGAGCCATGGCTTGGATAAGCCCCAAATTTGCAACGGTAGACCTTAGCTTTTTGAGTTTTATCGTGTTTATATCAGTAATTGCGGCCTTTGTACAGCTTACTGAGATGGCAGTTGAAAAGCTCTCCCCCTCACTTTACAACTCATTGGGTATTTTCCTTCCTTTGATTGCGGTAAACTGTTCAATATTAGGAGGTGCGCTATTTATGCTACAACGCCCTTATAACTTTATTGAAGCCACCACCTTCGGGTTTGGCTCAGGTTTAGGCTGGCTTCTTGCTATTGTAGCGCTTGCTGCCGTTAGAGAGAAACTAAAATATTCAGACGTTCCCAAACCGCTAAAAGGGTTGGGTATCACCTTTATTATTGTAGGGTTAATGTCGTTTGGTTTCCTAAGTTTTATGGGTTTTTCACTTTAA
- a CDS encoding M1 family metallopeptidase, translated as MKSNLTKYIALLAIVVASQPAWSQKKFFSRQDTLRGTITAERAWWDLVYYDLQLIPDIREKTLKGQNTIVYKPIADGNVMQIDLQPPMQVDKVLQEGKELSFTRDGNVYLITVTNSSKSTNAVTVYFSGKPRVSPNPPWSGGLTWKKDANGLPFVATSCQGDGASLWWPCKDHAYDEPDSMQISITTSKALTAVANGRLRATTKTDTTATYTWFVSNPINNYGVNMNIASYVHISEKYAGKNGTLDCDYYVLPYNLAKAKKQFAQVKLMLDAFEDRFGPYPFYADGYKLVEVPYLGMEHQSSVTYGNGYQNGYLGKDLSGTGQGDLFDFIIIHESGHEWFANSITCKDIADMWIHEGFTCYSESVYLEYHHGLEAAYEYLRGLRGNIANDRPIIGAYGVNNQGSSDMYFKGANMLHTLRQWVNDDKVWINLLRDINTTFYHQTVTTQQIEGFIAEKTGKNLTAFFNQYLRDKRVPAFEYKVEGNSFKYRWANCIETFDMPLKVSIGGVEKWIYPTTKWTTDKTVSDVIEVDPDFYITTAIVE; from the coding sequence ATGAAAAGTAACCTGACAAAATATATTGCCTTGTTGGCTATTGTAGTGGCATCACAACCTGCGTGGTCGCAAAAGAAATTCTTTTCAAGGCAAGATACATTGCGCGGTACTATCACAGCCGAGAGGGCTTGGTGGGACTTGGTGTATTACGATTTGCAATTGATACCCGATATACGTGAGAAAACATTAAAAGGGCAAAACACCATTGTGTACAAACCCATAGCTGACGGGAATGTGATGCAGATAGACTTGCAACCGCCCATGCAGGTGGATAAGGTGTTACAGGAAGGTAAGGAGCTATCTTTTACCCGCGATGGAAATGTGTATTTAATCACAGTAACCAATAGTTCTAAAAGCACAAACGCCGTTACCGTTTACTTTAGCGGAAAACCTCGGGTTAGCCCTAACCCACCGTGGAGTGGAGGGCTTACTTGGAAAAAAGACGCTAACGGCTTACCCTTTGTAGCTACCAGTTGTCAGGGCGATGGAGCCAGTCTTTGGTGGCCTTGTAAAGACCACGCTTACGACGAACCCGACAGTATGCAAATAAGTATTACTACATCAAAAGCATTAACGGCGGTTGCAAACGGCAGATTGAGGGCTACAACCAAAACGGATACAACAGCCACTTATACTTGGTTTGTATCGAACCCGATAAATAACTACGGGGTAAATATGAACATTGCCAGCTATGTTCATATTTCAGAAAAGTATGCAGGCAAAAACGGAACATTGGATTGTGATTATTATGTATTGCCTTATAACCTAGCCAAAGCCAAAAAGCAGTTTGCCCAGGTGAAACTGATGCTGGATGCTTTTGAAGACCGCTTTGGCCCTTATCCGTTTTATGCGGATGGTTATAAATTGGTTGAAGTGCCTTATTTAGGTATGGAACACCAAAGCAGTGTTACCTATGGAAACGGCTATCAAAACGGTTATTTGGGCAAGGATTTGAGCGGCACGGGGCAGGGGGATTTGTTTGATTTTATTATCATACACGAATCGGGACACGAGTGGTTTGCAAACAGCATTACCTGCAAGGATATTGCTGATATGTGGATACACGAAGGGTTTACCTGTTATTCAGAATCGGTGTACCTTGAATACCATCACGGTTTGGAAGCGGCTTATGAATACCTGCGCGGATTGCGCGGTAATATCGCTAACGACCGTCCTATTATTGGCGCTTACGGAGTGAATAACCAAGGCTCAAGCGATATGTATTTTAAAGGTGCAAATATGCTGCACACACTGCGCCAGTGGGTTAATGACGACAAAGTATGGATAAATTTACTGCGAGATATTAATACCACATTTTACCATCAAACGGTTACTACCCAGCAGATTGAAGGATTTATAGCTGAAAAAACCGGTAAAAATCTTACAGCATTTTTTAACCAATATTTAAGGGATAAAAGGGTGCCCGCATTTGAATATAAGGTAGAAGGGAACTCATTTAAATACCGTTGGGCAAACTGTATTGAAACATTTGATATGCCACTGAAAGTGAGTATTGGCGGGGTTGAGAAGTGGATATACCCAACCACAAAATGGACTACTGATAAAACAGTTTCAGACGTAATTGAGGTTGACCCTGACTTTTATATTACTACTGCAATTGTTGAATAA
- a CDS encoding NADH:ubiquinone reductase (Na(+)-transporting) subunit F — MLLAIDPTVIVASAVVFTLVIILLVVVLQVAAKKLVQQGDVKIEINGEKTINIPAGGSLLSALSNEKLFLPSACGGGGTCAMCKCQVFEGGGDVLPTETGHLNRRMQKEHWRLACQVKVKSDMKIKVPEEVFGIKKWECEVVSNYNVASFIKEFVVKLPEGENMHFEAGGYIQVDVPECEVDFKNIDITSHPRMGKPANEFQGEWDKFKLWDLKMKNPEPIFRAYSMANHPAEGNIIMLNIRIATPPWDRAANKWMDVNPGICSSYVFNCKPGDKVTISGPYGEFFIKETGAEMIYIGGGAGMAPLRSHLFHLFHTLRNTNRKVTFWYGGRSKRELFYMDDFKQIEKEFPNFRFYVVLSEPLPEDNWVVKKGVDDREGDGFVGFVHQALIDQYLSKHSSPEDIEYYFCGPPMMNAAVLKMCDEWGVPKENVSFDDFGG; from the coding sequence ATGTTATTAGCTATTGACCCCACTGTAATAGTTGCAAGTGCAGTAGTATTTACTTTGGTAATTATACTATTGGTAGTAGTGCTACAGGTAGCAGCTAAAAAGCTGGTACAACAAGGCGATGTAAAAATTGAAATTAATGGCGAAAAAACCATAAACATTCCTGCGGGAGGTTCGTTGTTATCTGCCTTATCAAACGAGAAATTATTCCTTCCTTCAGCTTGTGGCGGCGGTGGTACTTGTGCCATGTGCAAATGCCAGGTGTTTGAAGGCGGGGGAGATGTGTTGCCCACCGAAACCGGTCACCTAAACCGCCGTATGCAAAAAGAGCACTGGCGTTTGGCTTGCCAGGTGAAGGTGAAAAGCGACATGAAGATAAAAGTACCCGAAGAGGTATTTGGTATCAAAAAATGGGAGTGCGAAGTGGTGAGTAACTACAACGTAGCCTCGTTTATTAAAGAGTTTGTAGTAAAACTGCCCGAAGGTGAGAACATGCACTTTGAGGCAGGCGGTTATATACAGGTGGATGTACCCGAGTGTGAAGTAGATTTCAAAAACATTGATATTACTTCGCATCCGCGTATGGGTAAACCCGCCAATGAGTTCCAAGGCGAGTGGGATAAATTTAAGCTGTGGGATTTGAAAATGAAGAACCCTGAGCCGATTTTCCGCGCATACTCGATGGCTAACCATCCTGCCGAAGGAAACATCATTATGTTGAACATACGTATAGCTACCCCACCTTGGGACAGGGCTGCAAATAAATGGATGGATGTAAATCCCGGTATTTGTTCTTCGTATGTGTTTAACTGTAAACCCGGTGATAAAGTAACCATTTCAGGTCCTTACGGTGAGTTCTTCATCAAAGAAACAGGTGCCGAAATGATTTATATCGGTGGTGGTGCAGGTATGGCGCCTTTGCGTTCACACTTATTCCATTTATTCCATACCCTTCGCAATACTAACCGTAAAGTTACTTTTTGGTACGGGGGTCGCTCAAAACGTGAATTGTTCTACATGGACGATTTCAAACAAATAGAAAAAGAGTTTCCAAACTTCCGTTTTTACGTAGTTCTTTCTGAACCATTGCCCGAAGATAACTGGGTGGTGAAGAAAGGTGTAGACGACCGTGAAGGTGACGGATTTGTTGGTTTTGTGCACCAAGCATTGATAGACCAATACTTGAGCAAACATAGCTCACCCGAAGATATTGAATACTATTTCTGCGGACCTCCGATGATGAACGCCGCCGTATTAAAAATGTGCGACGAGTGGGGTGTGCCTAAAGAAAATGTTTCGTTTGACGATTTCGGTGGTTAA
- a CDS encoding NADH:ubiquinone reductase (Na(+)-transporting) subunit D, which yields MSTETLTVQKPAEKKEGLFSKKNRKLLTDPLDNNNPVTVQVLGICSSLAVTVQMEPAFFMCLGLMFVTAFSNLFISLLRNTIPSRIRIIVQLAVVSLFVILVDETLKAYVFSISQKLSVFVGLIITNCIVMGRLEAYAMANKPWPSFLDGIGNGIGYSAILLTLAFVRELLGSGSLWGYKIFETAGIPFIGNGVLMMPAGACILIGVLIWAQRARNGYSEAD from the coding sequence ATGAGTACTGAAACACTAACCGTACAAAAGCCTGCTGAGAAAAAAGAAGGGCTTTTCTCTAAGAAAAACCGAAAACTACTTACAGACCCGTTGGATAATAATAACCCTGTAACCGTGCAGGTGTTAGGTATATGTTCATCACTTGCAGTAACCGTACAAATGGAGCCCGCATTTTTTATGTGCTTGGGTTTGATGTTTGTAACTGCGTTTTCAAACCTGTTCATATCGTTGCTGCGTAACACAATACCTTCTCGTATCCGTATCATCGTTCAATTAGCAGTAGTATCGCTGTTTGTTATTTTGGTAGATGAAACCTTAAAAGCGTACGTATTCAGCATTTCACAAAAACTTTCTGTGTTTGTGGGGCTGATAATTACCAACTGTATTGTAATGGGTCGCCTAGAAGCGTATGCAATGGCTAATAAGCCTTGGCCTTCGTTTTTAGATGGTATTGGTAACGGTATCGGATACTCGGCCATATTATTAACATTGGCGTTTGTAAGGGAACTTTTAGGCTCAGGTTCGCTATGGGGCTACAAAATATTTGAAACCGCAGGTATTCCTTTCATCGGAAACGGTGTATTGATGATGCCCGCCGGAGCTTGTATATTAATCGGGGTGCTTATATGGGCACAACGCGCACGTAACGGATATTCAGAAGCTGATTAA
- a CDS encoding MFS transporter: MKLSRKYVVLASLYIVQSVPFSFIKTGFQLLLKEESIDYKSLSAIMSLLLLPWVFKFVWAPLVDKWCANSFPKIRKAILFFQVLGAALLGLTASFQFPEAIQPVLGAFFLFSLVAATQDIIIDAFAVLALPKKEHGIGNTFQMGGYYVGEVLGGALILIIFDRFGWNWAMMAFVLFFLIPFIPVLLYKHDETIHPPKPSTAGFSNVKSYFKMQGMGFWLLIMVIYMANQMLASTLLPSMFLDMGYTKTEIASIVSVWGNSASVAGAVLAGVLVEKWGRKNSLVGFGSLKVLSLLGFFLLKGDADTYIIYAVIMINGFISGLATVTVFTIMMDKCRLTSPGTDFTIQQSINLFAIAFFGALSGRLVGADGDFTVLFVTAFVVGLIGVLMAAFGLSRRSLDNGNGPQAT, translated from the coding sequence ATGAAATTATCGCGCAAATACGTTGTATTAGCAAGCTTATACATAGTTCAGTCGGTTCCGTTTTCTTTTATCAAAACAGGATTTCAGCTATTACTTAAAGAAGAAAGCATCGACTATAAATCGCTTAGCGCCATTATGAGTCTGTTGTTGTTGCCATGGGTATTTAAGTTTGTATGGGCTCCCTTGGTAGATAAGTGGTGCGCCAACAGTTTCCCCAAAATCCGCAAAGCCATTTTATTTTTTCAGGTATTGGGCGCAGCCTTGCTAGGACTCACAGCCAGCTTTCAGTTTCCCGAAGCCATACAACCTGTGTTAGGAGCCTTCTTTTTATTCAGCCTTGTTGCCGCTACACAAGACATTATTATAGATGCCTTTGCCGTACTTGCTTTACCCAAGAAAGAACACGGGATAGGGAATACCTTTCAAATGGGGGGCTACTATGTGGGTGAAGTATTGGGCGGGGCATTGATACTGATAATTTTTGACCGTTTTGGATGGAATTGGGCCATGATGGCTTTTGTGTTGTTTTTCCTTATTCCGTTTATTCCGGTGTTATTATACAAACACGATGAAACCATACACCCACCCAAACCTTCTACTGCTGGGTTTAGCAATGTGAAATCGTATTTTAAAATGCAAGGGATGGGATTTTGGTTGTTGATAATGGTAATTTATATGGCCAACCAAATGTTGGCAAGTACCCTTTTACCCTCAATGTTTTTAGATATGGGGTACACCAAAACCGAAATAGCATCCATAGTAAGCGTTTGGGGTAATTCAGCCTCAGTAGCCGGAGCAGTGCTGGCCGGAGTTTTGGTAGAAAAATGGGGTCGTAAAAACAGTTTGGTAGGTTTTGGCAGCTTGAAAGTTCTGTCGTTGCTTGGCTTTTTCTTACTAAAAGGTGATGCCGATACATATATTATCTATGCAGTAATAATGATAAACGGTTTCATATCCGGTTTAGCAACCGTTACAGTATTTACAATTATGATGGATAAATGCCGGCTAACTAGTCCCGGTACCGATTTTACGATACAACAATCCATCAATCTATTTGCCATTGCATTCTTTGGCGCACTTAGTGGCCGTTTGGTGGGAGCCGACGGTGATTTTACGGTGTTATTTGTTACAGCCTTTGTAGTAGGGCTTATTGGTGTGCTGATGGCCGCTTTCGGGCTATCGCGCAGATCATTAGACAACGGCAACGGGCCACAAGCCACGTAG
- a CDS encoding T9SS type A sorting domain-containing protein, whose translation MTVRVHLRHTKSYRIEMNKLQKTICTLFAIIPFMNVSAQIADSVLMGAGYGNDVYYSFASGEVKKVANNTWDLAFRTGFRTDAIFINSVSSSTAQRSTKLYLYPKGDKTAWSTFDTSGWKGWLEYQNTDTSWEFGAFNRAAGTFPDFSWGIYNPVTKVVEGDSLYLLEITNGSNKVYKKLFIMDKNFGVWHFKYADVDGTNEVVDSIVASNGNAKLLDYYSIIDGADVAHEPDSVKDWDLLFTRYHEWISMPAPGSYYPVMGVLTNKGVKVAEKRSIDKLTYDVANLTAGDYKEFRNIIGSDWKFFDNNTFSWVLIDSLAYFVQLQNGSVWKIYFTAFGGTGNGKSVFNKTKVQPGLSVNPAATVASFGVYPNPAATSVSVVFENRANSVSNTLKIYDMAGKVVATHTLENAPGFYTSEVNIEQLPAGVYVMSIENGGFNITQKLIKN comes from the coding sequence ATGACCGTAAGGGTACATTTGCGGCATACTAAAAGTTATCGTATAGAGATGAACAAACTACAAAAGACCATCTGTACATTATTCGCAATTATTCCATTTATGAACGTTTCAGCGCAAATTGCCGATTCAGTTTTAATGGGTGCCGGTTATGGCAATGATGTTTATTACAGTTTTGCAAGCGGCGAAGTTAAAAAGGTAGCCAACAACACTTGGGACCTTGCTTTCCGCACAGGCTTCCGCACCGATGCTATTTTTATTAATTCGGTAAGCTCATCAACTGCACAACGCAGCACCAAATTGTATTTGTATCCAAAAGGTGATAAAACTGCATGGAGCACTTTTGATACTTCGGGCTGGAAAGGTTGGTTAGAATACCAAAACACTGATACTTCTTGGGAGTTTGGTGCTTTTAACCGTGCTGCAGGAACTTTCCCTGATTTTTCTTGGGGAATTTACAATCCCGTGACCAAGGTTGTTGAGGGAGATTCGTTATACCTGTTAGAAATCACTAACGGATCTAACAAAGTGTACAAGAAGTTGTTTATAATGGATAAAAACTTTGGCGTATGGCATTTTAAATACGCTGATGTTGATGGAACTAACGAAGTAGTTGATTCTATCGTAGCCAGCAACGGCAATGCAAAATTGTTGGATTACTATTCAATAATTGATGGTGCTGATGTAGCTCACGAGCCTGATAGCGTTAAAGATTGGGATTTGTTGTTTACTCGTTACCACGAGTGGATTTCAATGCCTGCACCCGGAAGCTACTACCCTGTAATGGGTGTTCTTACTAACAAAGGCGTTAAAGTAGCTGAGAAAAGGAGCATTGATAAATTAACGTATGATGTAGCCAATCTAACAGCAGGTGATTACAAAGAGTTTAGAAACATTATCGGTTCTGACTGGAAATTCTTTGATAACAACACTTTTTCTTGGGTGTTGATTGATTCATTGGCTTATTTCGTTCAATTGCAAAACGGTTCAGTATGGAAAATATACTTTACAGCATTTGGCGGTACAGGCAATGGTAAATCAGTATTTAACAAAACCAAAGTACAACCGGGTCTTTCAGTAAACCCTGCTGCAACTGTAGCTTCATTCGGTGTATATCCAAACCCTGCTGCTACTTCAGTTAGCGTTGTGTTTGAAAACCGTGCAAACTCAGTGAGCAATACATTGAAAATTTATGATATGGCCGGTAAAGTAGTAGCCACACACACGTTAGAAAACGCTCCCGGTTTTTATACCAGCGAAGTAAACATTGAGCAATTACCTGCCGGTGTTTATGTGATGAGCATTGAAAACGGTGGTTTCAACATTACCCAAAAATTGATTAAAAACTAA
- a CDS encoding NADH:ubiquinone reductase (Na(+)-transporting) subunit B: MKFLQKQLDKIRPNFQKGGKFYWLHSTFDATETFLFVPGETTHNGAHIRDGVDLKRTMFTVVIAMLPVLLFGLWNTGYQHFVALGKADTASLLDCFGFGLIQVLPIVIVSYGVGLGIEFFFCQIKGHKVNEGFLVTGMLIPLCLPPTIPLWMVAVGTAFAVIIGKEVFGGTGMNLLNPALTARVFLFFAYPAYMAGEYRADQEYIWFTANRAEVADGFSGATILARAAEGKAYGYSAWEAFIGAIPGSVGETSTLACLIGAAILIITGVGSWRIMLATFAGGAAMGLLLNELTPSPTHFMAMPFYYHLLIGGFAFGAIYMATDPVSAAQTDRGKLIYGFLIGVFCVLIRVFNPAYPEGMMLAILLMNIFAPLIDYFVVNANKKRRLARATI; this comes from the coding sequence ATGAAGTTTCTTCAAAAACAATTAGATAAAATAAGGCCCAATTTTCAAAAAGGGGGTAAGTTTTATTGGTTGCACTCAACCTTTGATGCTACCGAAACCTTCCTTTTTGTACCCGGCGAAACTACCCACAATGGGGCACACATACGCGATGGCGTTGATTTGAAACGTACCATGTTTACCGTGGTAATAGCTATGTTACCAGTATTGCTGTTTGGTTTGTGGAACACCGGCTATCAGCACTTTGTGGCATTAGGCAAAGCAGATACGGCATCTTTACTTGACTGCTTTGGTTTTGGCTTGATACAGGTACTACCCATTGTTATCGTTTCATACGGAGTGGGTTTGGGTATAGAGTTTTTCTTTTGCCAGATAAAAGGTCACAAAGTAAACGAGGGCTTTTTGGTTACGGGTATGTTGATACCTTTATGCCTTCCTCCCACAATACCCTTGTGGATGGTGGCCGTAGGCACTGCATTTGCCGTAATAATTGGTAAAGAAGTATTTGGCGGTACAGGGATGAACTTGTTGAACCCAGCCTTAACTGCCCGTGTGTTTTTGTTTTTTGCTTACCCTGCATACATGGCCGGTGAATACCGTGCCGACCAAGAATATATTTGGTTTACGGCCAACCGTGCCGAAGTTGCCGATGGTTTTAGCGGTGCTACCATATTAGCACGCGCTGCCGAAGGTAAAGCGTATGGCTACAGTGCTTGGGAAGCCTTTATCGGCGCAATACCCGGTTCAGTGGGCGAAACCTCTACATTAGCGTGTTTAATAGGAGCAGCTATACTTATCATTACCGGTGTAGGCAGCTGGCGTATTATGCTTGCAACCTTTGCTGGCGGTGCTGCAATGGGCTTGTTACTAAATGAGTTGACTCCATCACCAACTCACTTTATGGCTATGCCATTCTATTACCATTTATTAATAGGCGGGTTTGCTTTTGGTGCTATTTATATGGCTACCGACCCTGTATCGGCAGCACAAACCGACCGCGGAAAACTGATATACGGTTTCTTAATAGGTGTATTCTGTGTACTTATCAGGGTGTTTAACCCTGCATACCCCGAGGGCATGATGTTGGCAATATTGCTAATGAACATTTTTGCCCCGCTTATTGATTATTTTGTAGTAAACGCAAACAAAAAAAGGAGATTAGCCCGTGCAACGATCTAA